One genomic window of Magnolia sinica isolate HGM2019 chromosome 3, MsV1, whole genome shotgun sequence includes the following:
- the LOC131238754 gene encoding uncharacterized protein LOC131238754 gives MKRSGPLVASMAAASATAISIPSPSSSLNFSTNSKIQCSKEESVLGDDRDRSSSRDSSSTEKFAPRFDGLRFIETLITAHR, from the exons ATGAAGAGATCTGGACCGTTGGTGGCTTCCATGGCTGCAGCTTCTGCTACAGCAATCTCAATAccttctccctcttcttctttgAACTTCTCCACCAATTCGAAGATCCAATGCTCGAAAGAG GAGTCGGTGTTGGGCGATGATCGTGACCGTTCGTCGTCGAGGGATTCATCTTCTACGGAGAAATTCGCCCCCAGGTTCGACGGTCTGAGATTCATCGAAACTCTCATTACGGCTCACAGATGA